In Macadamia integrifolia cultivar HAES 741 chromosome 12, SCU_Mint_v3, whole genome shotgun sequence, the following are encoded in one genomic region:
- the LOC122058119 gene encoding probable aquaporin PIP2-5, producing the protein MAKEVEVSQPGEFTTRDYHDPPPEPLFNFHELTKWSFYRALIAEFVASVLFLYIGTLTIIGYKDMSDPTKTSDPCNGVGLLGIAWAFGGMIFILVYCTAGISGGHINPAVTFGLFLARKVSLIRAVMYMVAQCLGCICGVGLAKGFQQSYFTGYKAGANVVAPGYTKGVALGAEIIGTFVLVYTVFSATDPKRSARDSHVPVLAPLPIGFAVFMVHLATIPIDGTGINPARSFGAAVIYNHDKVWDDHWIFWVGPFIGAALASFYHQFILRAAAIKALGSFRSNPHN; encoded by the exons ATGGCGAAGGAAGTGGAGGTGTCGCAGCCAGGCGAGTTCACAACTCGGGACTACCACGACCCGCCTCCGGAGCCGTTATTCAACTTTCATGAACTCACCAAATGGTCTTTCTATAGAGCCCTCATAGCTGAGTTCGTAGCTTCCgttcttttcctttatattggaacCTTGACGATTATCGGGTACAAGGATATGTCCGACCCGACTAAGACCTCTGATCCTTGTAATGGTGTTGGTCTCCTTGGTATCGCTTGGGCTTTCGGTGGCATGATCTTCATCCTCGTTTACTGCACCGCCGGTATCTCTG GTGGGCACATAAACCCGGCAGTGACGTTCGGGTTGTTCCTAGCAAGGAAGGTGTCTCTGATCAGAGCAGTGATGTACATGGTAGCACAGTGTCTTGGTTGCATCTGTGGAGTAGGGTTGGCTAAGGGATTCCAGCAGTCCTACTTCACCGGGTACAAGGCCGGAGCAAACGTAGTTGCACCGGGCTACACCAAAGGAGTGGCTTTGGGTGCGGAGATCATTGGTACCTTCGTCCTTGTCTACACCGTTTTCTCCGCCACCGACCCCAAGAGGAGCGCCAGAGACTCTCATGTCCCC GTGTTGGCACCACTCCCTATTGGGTTCGCGGTTTTTATGGTTCACTTGGCTACCATCCCAATTGATGGCACAGGCATTAATCCGGCTAGGAGTTTTGGAGCTGCTGTGATCTACAACCATGACAAGGTCTGGGATGACCATTGGATCTTCTGGGTTGGACCTTTCATTGGAGCAGCCCTTGCTTCCTTCTACCACCAATTTATTCTTAGAGCCGCCGCCATTAAAGCTCTGGGTTCCTTCAGAAGCAACCCCCACAACTAA
- the LOC122057272 gene encoding probable aquaporin PIP2-5, translated as MAKEVEVSQPGEFTARDYHDPPPEPLFNVDELTKWSFYRALIAEFVASVLFLYIGTLTIIGYKDMSDPTKTSDPCNGVGFLGIAWAFGGMIFVLVYCTAGISGGHINPAVTFGLFLARKVSLIRAVMYMVAQCLGCICGVGLAKGFQQSYFTGYGAGANVVAPGYTKGAALGAEIIGTFVLVYTVFSATDPKRSARDSHVPVLAPLPIGFAVFMVHLATIPIDGTGINPARSFGAAVIYNHDKVWDDHWIFWVGPFIGAALASFYHQYILRAGAIKALGSFRSNPHY; from the exons CGGGACTACCACGACCCGCCTCCGGAACCGTTATTCAACGTTGATGAACTCACCAAGTGGTCTTTCTATAGAGCCCTCATAGCTGAATTCGTGGCTTCCGTTCTTTTCCTTTATATCGGAACCTTGACGATTATCGGGTACAAGGACATGTCCGACCCGACTAAGACCTCTGATCCTTGTAATGGTGTTGGTTTCCTTGGTATCGCTTGGGCTTTCGGTGGCATGATCTTCGTCCTCGTTTACTGCACCGCCGGTATATCTG GTGGGCACATAAACCCGGCAGTGACGTTCGGGTTGTTCCTAGCAAGGAAGGTGTCTCTGATCCGAGCAGTGATGTACATGGTAGCACAGTGTCTTGGTTGCATCTGTGGAGTAGGGTTGGCTAAGGGATTCCAGCAGTCTTACTTCACCGGCTACGGTGCCGGAGCCAACGTAGTTGCACCGGGCTACACCAAAGGAGCGGCTTTGGGCGCCGAGATCATTGGTACCTTCGTCCTTGTCTACACCGTCTTCTCCGCCACTGACCCCAAGAGAAGCGCCAGAGACTCTCATGTTCCC GTGTTGGCACCACTCCCTATTGGGTTCGCGGTATTTATGGTTCACTTGGCTACCATCCCAATCGATGGCACAGGCATTAATCCGGCTAGGAGTTTTGGAGCTGCAGTAATCTACAACCATGATAAGGTCTGGGATGACCATTGGATCTTCTGGGTGGGACCTTTCATTGGGGCAGCCCTCGCTTCCTTCTACCACCAATACATTCTTAGAGCTGGTGCCATTAAAGCTCTGGGTTCCTTCAGAAGCAATCCCCACTACTAA
- the LOC122057559 gene encoding caffeoylshikimate esterase-like, with translation MTEKEKVVHPVGEANEKSPFGSLSLEEFCARHSVSHSSQYITNARGMKLFTQSWNPLPPKKIHGIVAVVHGYTGESSWFVQLTSTLFAKSGFATCAIDHQGHGFSEGLPYHIPDINPVVDDCISFFDSFRSLHPSSLPSFLYSESLGGAIALLIHLSKKSKPWDGVVLNGAMCGVSDKFKPPWPLEHFLSLAAAVVPTWQVVPTRGTIVEVSFKEEWKRKLAMASPKRNPGRPRAATAKELLRVSSELQGRFEEVDLPMLIVHGEDDVVCDPACVEELYRRASSKDKTLRIYPGMLHQMVGEPQENVDLVFGDIVDWLRHRAFSEPQATAPPSPSPPPPPPLPLVLTEQPQRPFEGIHS, from the coding sequence ATGACGGAGAAAGAGAAGGTTGTTCACCCAGTAGGTGAGGCGAACGAGAAGAGCCCATTTGGGTCTCTCTCGCTGGAGGAGTTCTGCGCACGCCACTCCGTTTCTCACTCCTCCCAATACATCACCAACGCCCGTGGCATGAAACTCTTCACCCAATCCTGGAACCCTCTCCCACCCAAAAAGATCCACGGCATCGTCGCCGTCGTTCATGGTTACACCGGAGAGTCAAGCTGGTTCGTCCAACTCACCTCCACCCTCTTCGCCAAGTCCGGTTTCGCCACTTGCGCTATAGACCACCAAGGTCACGGCTTCTCCGAAGGTCTCCCTTACCATATCCCCGACATCAACCCCGTCGTCGACGACTGCATCTCTTTCTTCGACTCCTTCCGCTCTCTTCACCCATCGTCTCTCCCCTCCTTCCTCTACTCCGAGTCCCTTGGCGGAGCCATCGCTCTcctcatccacctaagcaaGAAAAGCAAGCCATGGGATGGCGTTGTGTTAAACGGAGCCATGTGTGGAGTGAGCGACAAGTTCAAGCCTCCATGGCCGTTGGAGCACTTTTTATCTCTGGCGGCAGCGGTGGTGCCGACGTGGCAGGTTGTCCCTACCAGAGGGACTATTGTGGAAGTGTCGTTCAAGGAGGAGTGGAAGAGGAAGTTGGCGATGGCTTCTCCTAAGAGGAACCCAGGGAGACCTAGGGCAGCCACGGCGAAGGAGTTGCTGAGGGTGTCGAGTGAGTTGCAAGGGAGGTTCGAGGAAGTGGATCTGCCGATGCTAATTGTTCATGGTGAAGATGATGTGGTGTGCGACCCTGCATGCGTGGAGGAGCTGTATCGACGAGCCTCGAGTAAGGACAAGACGCTTCGGATATATCCTGGCATGTTGCACCAGATGGTTGGTGAACCTCAGGAGAACGTTGACTTGGTCTTCGGCGATATTGTTGACTGGCTCCGTCACCGGGCTTTCTCCGAACCACAGGCAACTGCACCACCATCGCCATCGCCGCCGCCGCCACCGCCATTGCCATTAGTGCTTACCGAACAACCTCAACGCCCGTTTGAAGGGATACACTCTTAA
- the LOC122094737 gene encoding uncharacterized protein LOC122094737 — MSALLLFFLSLVPPYLSLVCAHHGLVYENPKAFSPAAYDFFHPNSQQPSKNTHSPSPLSTFSSASSAVAQSTEAHESNFPDPKTTAAAAGSRVGAGGIAGIVFGFALVVLLAMGVYYVVITRRSNITRANSVRPDA; from the coding sequence ATGTCAGCCCTTttactcttctttctctctcttgttcctCCCTATCTATCTCTGGTTTGTGCTCATCATGGGCTTGTCTATGAGAACCCCAAAGCATTCTCTCCAGCTGCTTATGACTTCTTCCACCCAAATAGCCAACAACCCAGTAAAAATACTCACAGCCCTTCTCCTCTATCAACATTTTCTTCTGCTTCATCAGCTGTTGCACAGTCGACAGAAGCACATGAAAGCAACTTCCCGGACCCTAAGACTACGGCGGCGGCCGCCGGAAGCCGAGTGGGAGCTGGTGGGATTGCTGGCATTGTGTTTGGGTTTGCGCTGGTAGTGCTTCTAGCAATGGGTGTTTACTATGTAGTGATCACTCGTAGATCTAACATCACTCGGGCTAACTCTGTTAGGCCTGATGCTTGA